AGATTTTCCCCCCTAAAAGTCGATGTCCTTACAAATCTTTTGGCCTGGTAAGCTCCTATACTGTTAAAGATCATGTCAAGTGCGCGGGGGAGAAGTCCGCCCTGTCCCGGAGACCCCGTCATTGTGAAGGTCTTCCCGCTGCCAGTGACCCCATAGGTGAAGAGCAAACCTGCCACAATCACACAGAGAAGTCAACTGCTGAACCTGagcatgaaatgaaaatgatgatTTCACCACGTTACaagacaaaaacaccaaagtttTGAGATTTTTTCTCTGAAATACAACTTCTTTCCTGTCAAGGTACGAAACCCCCAAATACTCACATTGGGCCCTGCGGCTGGCAACACATTTAGGGGTGCATGTGGGACAGGCCCCaacaccctccccgtgaccacaaagaaagaaatgacCAGCTTCATTCTTACCGTTTTTTCCATGAATGAGGTCATCGACAAGAACTTTGGCCACATCTTGAAACAGCTCCATCTGAGACGTTGAAACGCCAAAGACTTTTTGGAAGGAATACTGTGTCTGAGAAGAGAATACATATGTAAAACATCCCCCTCTTGGTACACCGACATGAGCAACCTTGCCCATGGTCGCTATTCTCGGTACCTCTCTGAACTCCCCATTCCGGGTTGTTTTGAAGCCTTCGGGGGGGTGCAGCTGGATGGTCGAGCCACTGATCACCTCGATGCAGCATTCTCGGTCTTCTACACTCAGAGGTCGCACACGGCAGTATACCTGAGGACAGATTTAAAAACACATGGCAGTTATTTATACCCGAGGGCCCGTGTTATCGAGCAGCTGCCCTTTCATTGTCCTGATTTTAGAAAAACCATCCAGGACTATTCACACCGATTTGTACAAAACGTCCTTGTTTTGCTTCGTCTGTTTATAACTCTCCGACAACTTACCCCAACTGGGTCTTTCTGGCTGTTAGGAGGCTTTTTAGGAGGAGGCCTGCGAGGTGTTTTACCCTTCCTGGGGGAATAAATGGTCCATTGTTAGCGCTACCTTTCTAGCTACCGCGGCTAACAACAAAATGAAAGTAATCGATTGTTCCCAAGACCACTCAAAGGTAGTTTAACATTAAAACGTGAGTTTAATAAAGCAATACTTACGCTGGCCTGGTCATTTTGACTGGCGCCTCTTATTAAAGTAAACACGGATAAACCGACTACAATTTTGAACTTTCCCTCCGCAACACGAGCCGACGACCGCCAATAAGATCGCGGAGTATGAGTCACCGGTCAcgccttcctctcttccttttctggAGGATTGTTGTCAATCGgcattaccgccacctactgGACCGGAATGCacactatttttctttttagtacCATTTATTCGCAAAAACCATAATGCATCTTCAATATTGCCATCTTTCATTCAATAATACGTCGCTTACTATTATCATTATTACTTTATTTGAAGAAACAGTGACACCTACCGTCCACATGTTGTATCACTGGCCTTACACAACATTAAACGTTGCATGCGCACGTGCAGCTGTAGGTTATGCAAACAGGGACATTTATTCTCTAACTCTGTTGCTATAAACACTGGCAGTCGCAGGTAAGCCTTTGCATTGTGTGTATTAATACTTGCGGCGTATATATTTCGCGTTACATCTTCAGAGTTCCTCTCACTCCTTTAGTTTCAGAATGAAAAATAAACCGAACAAGTCAAATGCATCAGCGTCAACAGAGAGAGTGACGAAAAGATCCGACAGCTCCTCATCGACGCTCTCTAAAAAGCTTAAGAGCAAAACAGAATCATGGAAGCAAGGTGTGTACTGATGCCTCAGCGTCctttcacacaaaaacactttcGCCATGCTGTTTTATTTGGTCACAGAACCTCCGAAGCCTGTAGCTGCCCAGAGGAGTGTCCATGGAAGTATCGTGCACTACATTTACCAGAATACACTGGGGCAGAGCCCGCACTCACACATGAGACAGGTAGAGGATTTGTGCACAAATTGACGGAATGTACAAGAAATTACTGCAacgagagggggaaaaaataacgTTTACATTAATACTAATCTTTGACAGTCATTTATGCAGATTTTACCTCTTTGCCACTTGGCAATGTCAACGTTTAAGGAAAAACCCAAATAAGATTGCGACATAATTGTCATGATAGTTGATTTTGAGTTTAATCTgaaactaatttaatttaattcagtGTCTCCAGGAGCCGTTTGTTCGCTCGTTATCCTCTTATCATTTCCACGGTGCCGCCAGCCCCTTCGACCGCAGGGTCACCTGTCTGGAGTGGCACCCCACCCATCCCACCACTCTGGCAGCAGGGTCCAAGGGTGGAGATTTGTATCTTTGGGACTTCAAGGTGCCCACCAAGATGAACTTTGTGCAAGgggtgagtttgtgtgtgtggcagagaaAAGATCATTTCAGAACCCTGCATCTCTTTGCTTTCTGACCGATCTAAACTTCTCTGCACAGAACGGAGCTGGAGATTTTATCGGGGGAATGAAATTCTGTCCGATGGATCTTTCTAAAATCTATGTGGCTTCTGGTGAGGGCAGATTGAGCCTGCAGAGCTTCGAGGGTCATACGTCCACTGTGCTGGCTACAACTGCAGACTGCGGCCACGACTACCACAATGTTTGGTGAGGGGACAAAAAGATGCAACAGACAAACATGTTCAGTAAATCAGTATAGAGACTATTTTTTAGCAGTTAGGTTCAGAGTTGAGCAAGAGGGAACCGTTATTAAGAACATATTGATTTGTGGTttgcaattaaaaatgaatcatttgatagaagacacaaacaaacatggaaTTTTGGAAATTAATCATGTAAAATAAACGTTTCGATAAATTCCATTGAGGTATTACTGAATATTTCAGTATAAACCTCCTCTGTTCACGTTAGCGTGGAACTACAAGTGTGTTTAGTTGAAGATCTAATTgtcatttttctctgttttcttgcAGTTTTTGGTTCTGCTGCGTTGACGTGTCAGTAAGCAGGCAGATGTTAGTGACCGGAGACAACGtgggacagctgctgctgctgagtttgGATGGTCAAAAGGTCGTCCTCCTTCCATGATTtgcccccttttttttgctgGGGATTAAAGTTCTGCTCCCCTCATGCCTCTTATTCTCTGACATAAATgtcatttatttcacatttctcGCTTTGTTTTCATAGATTTTCAGCGACAAGTTGCACAGAGCCAAAGTGACCCACGCCGAGTTCAGTTCACGCTGTGATTGGTTGTTGGCCACAGCTTCAGTCGACCACacagtcaaactttgggatctAAGAAAcattaaagacaagaaaagtTTTGTCCATGACCTTCCTCACGAGAAAGCCGTCAACTCAGGTAGACGCTACTTTACGTCCAGCTTTTAAAGGACATTTAAACACTGGTTAAACACTGTTTAAATTCTGAGAGCGTGACCTTTGGCCTCGTGTGTCTCAGCCTATTTCAACCCACTCGACTGCTCCAAGTTACTGACCACAGATCAGTACGATCAGATCCGCGTCTACTCATCCTCCGACTGGTCCCAGCCTCAACACATCATCCAGCATCCTCACAGGCAGTATCAGCATCTCACACCCATCAAGGTCTGTCGTATATAGCAGTGAATTGGTAATAGACAACGACACGGGTGTTATTACAAAGCTACAATGTAGTTTGGCTTGGGTTTATTCTTTCAAGGCCACGTGGCACCCAGTCTACGACCTGATTGTGGCTGGCCGCTACCCCGATGACCGCGTTTGCCCCGGAGATGAGAAGACTGTTGATATCTATGACTCCAACACAGcagaacttgtttttcagctaCAGGATCCCACAGGATCAGGGATCAAATCTGTaagtatgttttaaatattctaACATAGCTAAACCTGTTTGACTTCCAGCTGCTCCCAACACTTActgtctgctttttttcccccaagaaAACTTAATAAATCAT
The nucleotide sequence above comes from Takifugu rubripes chromosome 9, fTakRub1.2, whole genome shotgun sequence. Encoded proteins:
- the ddb2 gene encoding DNA damage-binding protein 2 isoform X2; translation: MRTCSCRLCKQGHLFSNSVAINTGSRSFRMKNKPNKSNASASTERVTKRSDSSSSTLSKKLKSKTESWKQEPPKPVAAQRSVHGSIVHYIYQNTLGQSPHSHMRQEPFVRSLSSYHFHGAASPFDRRVTCLEWHPTHPTTLAAGSKGGDLYLWDFKVPTKMNFVQGNGAGDFIGGMKFCPMDLSKIYVASGEGRLSLQSFEGHTSTVLATTADCGHDYHNVCFWFCCVDVSVSRQMLVTGDNVGQLLLLSLDGQKIFSDKLHRAKVTHAEFSSRCDWLLATASVDHTVKLWDLRNIKDKKSFVHDLPHEKAVNSAYFNPLDCSKLLTTDQYDQIRVYSSSDWSQPQHIIQHPHRQYQHLTPIKATWHPVYDLIVAGRYPDDRVCPGDEKTVDIYDSNTAELVFQLQDPTGSGIKSINKFNSLGDAIGSGMGVSVLIWDRNESLFNDQHEEEETSTSTDSSRSQRRSVQRSGRGRAASTAGGKLMKKKLASLEETGTKSKTTGGTKEKQTQRRKKT
- the ddb2 gene encoding DNA damage-binding protein 2 isoform X1, with the protein product MRTCSCRLCKQGHLFSNSVAINTGSRSFRMKNKPNKSNASASTERVTKRSDSSSSTLSKKLKSKTESWKQEPPKPVAAQRSVHGSIVHYIYQNTLGQSPHSHMRQCLQEPFVRSLSSYHFHGAASPFDRRVTCLEWHPTHPTTLAAGSKGGDLYLWDFKVPTKMNFVQGNGAGDFIGGMKFCPMDLSKIYVASGEGRLSLQSFEGHTSTVLATTADCGHDYHNVCFWFCCVDVSVSRQMLVTGDNVGQLLLLSLDGQKIFSDKLHRAKVTHAEFSSRCDWLLATASVDHTVKLWDLRNIKDKKSFVHDLPHEKAVNSAYFNPLDCSKLLTTDQYDQIRVYSSSDWSQPQHIIQHPHRQYQHLTPIKATWHPVYDLIVAGRYPDDRVCPGDEKTVDIYDSNTAELVFQLQDPTGSGIKSINKFNSLGDAIGSGMGVSVLIWDRNESLFNDQHEEEETSTSTDSSRSQRRSVQRSGRGRAASTAGGKLMKKKLASLEETGTKSKTTGGTKEKQTQRRKKT
- the ddb2 gene encoding DNA damage-binding protein 2 isoform X3, which translates into the protein MNFVQGNGAGDFIGGMKFCPMDLSKIYVASGEGRLSLQSFEGHTSTVLATTADCGHDYHNVCFWFCCVDVSVSRQMLVTGDNVGQLLLLSLDGQKIFSDKLHRAKVTHAEFSSRCDWLLATASVDHTVKLWDLRNIKDKKSFVHDLPHEKAVNSAYFNPLDCSKLLTTDQYDQIRVYSSSDWSQPQHIIQHPHRQYQHLTPIKATWHPVYDLIVAGRYPDDRVCPGDEKTVDIYDSNTAELVFQLQDPTGSGIKSINKFNSLGDAIGSGMGVSVLIWDRNESLFNDQHEEEETSTSTDSSRSQRRSVQRSGRGRAASTAGGKLMKKKLASLEETGTKSKTTGGTKEKQTQRRKKT